The Gammaproteobacteria bacterium genome includes a region encoding these proteins:
- a CDS encoding PhoX family protein, protein MQVTNPGPIRPGSISRRQILRCLYMTGSAAAIGPLLSACGSSSSMDGDGVPGGGDVPLQGELSIPTGPLANIPDLGEPDADGISVPAGFSVRNVARQGRPPLLGAGYLWHIFPDGGATFATEDGGWIYTSNSEFPLGAGGCGAIRFAADGTIVDAYSILSNTSSNCAGGATPWQTWISCEETDSGQAWETDPFGVVGAVAKPALGLFSHEAFAVDLEHRTAYLTEDAGSGRFYRWVADESDYNASAQRLALESGRLQVLNIEGYENGGYADDPTEMRTLRRVSWVDVQRPDEPQGAVRDELAAAGQPVPGTRFNGGEGLWFHELPAGQSTTPIGARRPTRGLVFFTTKGDNRVWAYDVENEIIELIFDNEQIDPDFNDVDNLTVSPAGDIIVAEDLTESGRGIRLMVVVPNAPARVLVDVTQEGSELCGPAFSPDGSRLYFSSQRGPNIAGVVLPIPGLPGVGLGATYELTIPEEFRTRSV, encoded by the coding sequence ATGCAAGTAACCAATCCAGGGCCAATCAGGCCCGGTTCGATTTCACGCAGACAGATACTGCGATGCCTGTACATGACGGGTTCGGCGGCGGCCATCGGCCCGCTGCTGAGCGCTTGCGGCAGCTCGAGTTCCATGGATGGTGATGGCGTGCCGGGCGGCGGCGATGTGCCCTTGCAGGGTGAGCTGAGCATTCCTACCGGCCCCTTGGCGAACATTCCCGATCTGGGCGAGCCGGATGCCGATGGCATTTCCGTACCGGCCGGATTCTCGGTTCGCAACGTGGCGCGCCAGGGGCGCCCGCCGCTGCTCGGCGCCGGTTACCTGTGGCACATCTTTCCGGACGGCGGAGCCACCTTCGCCACCGAGGATGGCGGCTGGATCTACACCTCGAACAGCGAATTTCCTCTGGGCGCCGGTGGTTGCGGCGCGATCCGTTTCGCCGCGGACGGAACCATCGTCGATGCCTACTCGATCCTGAGCAACACCAGCTCCAACTGCGCCGGCGGCGCTACGCCGTGGCAGACCTGGATTTCCTGTGAGGAAACCGACAGCGGCCAGGCCTGGGAAACCGATCCTTTCGGTGTCGTCGGCGCCGTCGCCAAGCCGGCGCTGGGTCTGTTCTCGCACGAGGCGTTCGCCGTGGACCTCGAACATCGCACCGCATATCTGACCGAGGATGCCGGCAGCGGCCGCTTCTATCGCTGGGTGGCGGACGAGTCCGACTACAACGCCAGCGCGCAGCGCCTGGCGCTCGAAAGCGGTCGGCTCCAGGTGCTCAACATCGAGGGCTACGAGAACGGCGGCTACGCCGACGATCCCACCGAGATGCGCACGCTGCGCCGTGTCAGCTGGGTCGACGTGCAGCGTCCGGACGAGCCGCAGGGCGCGGTGCGCGACGAACTCGCAGCGGCGGGCCAACCGGTTCCGGGCACGCGCTTCAACGGCGGCGAAGGGCTCTGGTTTCACGAACTACCGGCCGGGCAGTCCACAACGCCGATCGGCGCCCGCCGGCCAACGCGAGGTCTGGTGTTCTTCACCACCAAGGGTGACAACCGCGTCTGGGCCTACGATGTCGAGAATGAGATCATCGAGCTGATCTTCGACAACGAGCAGATTGATCCGGACTTCAATGATGTCGACAACCTCACCGTCAGCCCCGCCGGCGACATCATCGTGGCCGAAGACCTCACCGAAAGCGGTCGGGGCATCCGCCTGATGGTGGTGGTGCCGAACGCACCGGCGCGGGTGCTGGTCGACGTCACGCAGGAGGGGTCCGAATTGTGCGGACCGGCCTTCTCGCCGGACGGCAGCCGCCTCTATTTCAGCTCGCAGCGCGGTCCCAATATTGCCGGCGTGGTGCTGCCGATTCCGGGATTGCCCGGGGTGGGTTTGGGTGCCACCTACGAACTGACGATTCCGGAGGAATTCCGGACCCGATCTGTCTGA